From the genome of Pleuronectes platessa chromosome 19, fPlePla1.1, whole genome shotgun sequence:
aaacaaacttcaaCAATCAGAAACATGAGCACTTGAACGAACATCAGTGTGACAACAactaaaaagacagaaaccatctttttgggaaaaataaaaactacaataCCAAAAATACAGATAATTTATATATCAAATAATTGCAGATTTCTATTTTCCTATCATTATATATCACAGTGAGCAGCTCAATACTTGTATCTCAGGTGTGAGAATCCGTGATATCCTTGTTCTGAGTCATCCAGGTCGAATAATGGATTCTCTTTCAAGGTGCAAATGCTTTGATATTATCCTGAGACACACACGTCTGACCAGTGTTTGTTTCACAGATTCAAAATGTATTCTCTGGGTTCGTTGCAGCAAATCAGAATCATACTCGAAATGTAAATCCTGCACAAATCCATTTTTTATCTCCTTTTAAAAAAGTCAATTCTTTGAACCAACAACTGCTTCTCTGCGTCACGTCCGTGAGGTAGAACCCATCTCACCCGTTCATCTCTAACATCTCCTGAGTCACGTGACCTTTAAAGAACaggccacacacactcacacacagaagatAAGGAAACCTTTATCAGCCATATTTTAAAAAGCAAGACTGAAATCCTTTGTTTCCTATTTACACAGACGTTAGATGAGATATGTTATCACCGCTTGTCCACACGTTCAAACACCGACAAGCAGTTTCTCCTCCAGGGACTAAAACACATCCTAAACCTCTCATCCAttgtgtttcttgtgtttttgtctcctcCTGTGGAATATCAATGTACAGCTTAGTGTCGCACTGTGGAGCCCGACGCCCGATCACTGTGAGACACACCGACCTGGAtctgagagaagagaaaggtgAGAGGATGTGAAATCACTCGTCTCACAGTCGGAGCTGTCGGCCTCTGTTCCCGAGGAGAGAGACTCTCGTGCTGTTCGTCATCAAGCAgctctccagtgtgtgtgtgtgtgtgtgtgtgtgtgtgtgtgtgtgtgtgtgtgtgtgtgtgtgtgtgtgtgtggtgccaaCTGGGTAAAAGTGCACGGGTATTATACcccatctgtttgtttgccaTGTGTTTCATCACATTCTGCAGTAGCATCCTGAGGCCTCTCAGCACAGGAGGAGTATACACTGGCTTCACCATATCGTTTACTTATtgtggccactagggggcggcAGAATAAACTGTGACTACAACTCCTGACATTTCAACCTGAGGCCTGATTGGGTCCTTCAACTCGTTAGTGACAGAAGCAGATGAGAGTGAACAATAAAAGTACATTTGTAATAACAACCGAGTATTTGTTACTTTGGATCAGTACTCATAAGTACTGACATCTGCCTAAAAGAGGACCGAGCCATAAATATGACTTAACGAGACTTTGGATAATGTTTCTCTGAAGTCTGGTATAAAAGCTTAACTCCCTCAGAAGTTGCTAAACTGCCTTTAAGAACGTCATTTGAGAAGTTGTGACTTTTACAGGGTGTAATTACCTGCGTCTCAGAAAGAAATCATGCTTCTAACTCGGAGCATTCAAGCACTAAATTGTTTCCCCCGGTGGATTTACAGGACATTTTTAGAAACCACATATCTCCTCGGCGTTGATACAACCCACCCAGGtggtgtgtatgtatgtgtgtgtgtgtgtgtgtgtgtgtctgtgtgtagctgcTATGACCCAGCTGATTGGTCAGGTCTCCGCTTGCTGCTGCGTATGAAAGCATgaaaactttctctctctttgaaaCGTCAGGTACCAAATTCGAATAAGTCGAGGCCGTCAActttaaaatgagttttttcgtcatgatgtgtttctgtgtggtttTCTGCATTGACATAGAAATTTGTATGCGTGTAAGATTTGGAGAATGTGCATACTGATTTGAATTATCACAATAATTGTctgaaattcaatcaagctgcatcaaatttCACAAACTCATCAGTTCCCTATGCATCAGCTGTTTCTTTCCATTATGATTTATGAATTACTCCCTGGGAGAAAAGGTGAAAATGCCAAAATATGATCCTGGGTCCATCCTCTCGAATCGGATCCTTATTCCTCTTATATTTTATGAAACTGCTCGTTCGCTCTCACCCCAGCTGACCTGAGTTTGTCTGTATGGATTCAGCGATTGAACCTTATTGGTGATAATGGCGGAAAAAATGTCAGCACATCGTGTTCAGATGGGATTGATGGATATGATAATCATCAAAGCAGTTTTAAGTGTGATCCCCTGTGGAAGGAGCTGAACTCTGCAAACATCAGAGAGCTGCAGGATGGGTTTTTTTTTCCGAGCCCATATAACACAAAATGGTCCAACTTTAATAGTTGCTGCGAGCTGAAATGTGCGGATTGTCGGCCAAAGGGCCCGTTCATCTAATAATGATGAGCAATTAGAGATACAGGACGAGAGCTTGGCAGCTTTCACAGGCACATAATGGAGCTTCTCATCAAAAATAATACCAGATCCCGAGCTCCCAGCAGGAGCAGCCACAGTCCTGTTTTCCTGGATGTTACCCTGATGCTGCTTTTATGGCTTTAACCACTTATTGGTGCGTCGATAACTGTAATGGCTTCTTCTGGCTAATCGCACGTCCGGTCGAACCGCAAATGTTTTGAGATTTCACCTTTTTATAACTGGAAAAACGTCGCGTCCATTTAACTTATCACCTTCTGTGCGACAAAACATGTTGGAGCCCGAAGCTGCGTCGGAGCAGAGGGAATAAAAGCATCTTTCTGTCAACGCCCCGGTCGCATTTATTCCCTTTGCATTTCTGCTTGTGCTTCAATATAATGAAGCTTTAGCCTCGAGAATCTTTGCAGCAGTTTCATTATCACAGCATTTAGCGAGAGCTGAAACCACCGTTCAGCGGCCTGCGGTGGTTTACAgcacagaaaaataataatacagtgcTACTATtatacaatattaataataatactagtCCTTTTCAGGCGACTTCCAAAAAATAAAGTATGTTTatgctaaaaaataaaataagccaAAACACTACTGGAAACattttcaagtatttatttgaAATAGCTAATGGATGGCGAAGAGCAAGTCATAtatcaggaagtgatgtcatagCTCTTTATCATAATCATGAATAAATGATAGAAAAATAGCCACAATTAGACATAATGTACAACCCAgtgaaaatattatataaatgtatacaaatatttgtaaagagagtatatgtattatataaatatttaatatatttattgtaaatatttaattttataatcattacaaaaaaagttataaatATTTCCTAATTTAAGGATTTCATTTTGGGTATGGAGGTTTAAGTAAGTCAATCGCTCTGCTGCCCCCTTCTGGTCATTCTACCTGCAAGGTGTATAAACCAACATTTgaataatggggggggggggggcagtatcCTAAGTGAGATTTGTGGGAAAAAACGTAAAAGAAAAGACCACAATGTATTTGTAGCGGCTTGAAAGAGTCGTCGTCAATACTAATGATTTGGTTATAATTTCCAGCAGCGGGTTCGATTCCCATTTGTCAATTTTCCACTTTGTTGTTAATTTGCAATTTTTCAGCTGAAAACTAAACTTCTTCCAAATCTCTTCCTAGAACATAGGTCCACTGGGAAGCCTTTCCTGATTTTAGTATTTAACTGTCATTGATTTGCTTCTTGCCCGGATATGAAACACTTTGAAAGTGTGCTTTGGaaaatgctttttaaataaagtttattattattcgATGGAAGCTAGAAAACTCCCCGACAAACATTTGAGGAGGAGTGAGACTTTCAGCTACTCACACTAACATAAACTGGAAATGTGGAAAAAGCTTCCTTGAATAATGAATGAAGCACCATGAATGATGAATGATGAAAGATTGTGGCAGCACCCACTTCCCTTCATCAAGTCGCCGGATCGATAAACATTAGTTTGAGCTGCAACAATAAATAATCCAGAGTTGAAAAACCCGACGTGTGTAATCGTAAGTTTAAACTAATCCGGTTGTTCCTCATACGCACAGGAAAGCTACCGAGGCAAAGACGTCATGtacaaaaaagttttattccATTTTCTCCACAGGATgtaaaatcacttttttttaatgaatcagttatttatatattaaacattctaaaaacagaaaaataaacagttccccccccccccccccccccgtcaccacACAACCAAGTCGAACCTTCACCGCAGCAGAAACCGACCAAACGTCCCTGCATCACATCTGCAGCACATCTGCAGCACATCTGCAGCACATCTGCATCATCGCTAATTCAACCCGAGCGCTACGTCCCGTCCATATCGTGCATTAGCTAATGAGCTTTAGCTGCTGACTCCAGGttgcagagcagagacggactcAGACGTCCCGCACAAATAAATGAACTGTCAAAGAGAATCTGGACGTCACCGGGTTCACCGGCCAAAAAATACTGACATCATACACGAGAGACAAAAAGGCATTTGTTAAAGCTTGGCACCTCTTTCAGGGACAAGGTGTATCAAGAGAGAAGGTTTATTTCGGATTAGAGATTACAAAAAAGAAGAATTATTAATTAAACATAGGCATTAGAGTTAGGAATCATAGAAGTAAAACCCCACCACCAGGAAAGAAGTAGAACCACAGCAGAGTCAACACTGTGTGAATTGGCAGTGACCAGATGCTCGGGGGTGTTTCGACATCTTGATGGTAGAAAacataagaaaaaagaaaaagaacactTCCTCCAGCAGACACCTGAATGACACGCTGTAATGCACTTGGATGGATTTTGTCCAAATGGAGTCGACCTGCTGGCGAAGTGATAAGAAAGCAGCTCCAGACGTCGACCTCGGTTTCTGCAGAAAGTGGCTGAATCATTTACCTGCTCGttactttaatttaattgatGAATTCAAGCAGCGTCTCTCCGTCACATTAAACTTATCACTTTGGCCGCTGGTGCTCGTAAAGTGTGACGTCAGCCTCGGTTATGAGGAGGAAATAAAAGCCACTGGATATTAAAAAGGCCCATTTCGTGCTGAGTGCTGAGGTTCTGGTTCAGCTGCGACAGGTGTGAAGCTTCTGTAAACCGGTTTGTATTGAGTGAAGCTTTTTAAACCAGGAGACCCTGTTGCTCGGCCGGTTAGAAACATTCAGAAGTAactctcctctccctcatcgTAACTCTGGAACTCGATGACCTTAAAACCACATCGCCTTCTGTGAGGTGGTTTACGAGCTCCGGCTGAAAccactgtgtaaaaaaaaaaaaacagtccccGTGCTTGGAGGTGGTTCAGTCCAAAATATGATGTCCTTCAATCCCTCCGGCCTCAGAGTCGGTCCCGCACAGCGTAGCCCTCAAGTTACAGTAAGACGTGACCTCATAAGACGTGTTTGAGGAGATCAGCGTGTTAGACACCGACGGTGATGGTTCTGTGTGTAGCCGTCGCTACCTGGAAGCATCTGGGATGATTTTCTTAAACCAGCGGCCCACGGCGACGTCGACCCGCAGCACTAACGTGACCCCGATCAGCAGAGACACGCTGCTCACCAGGAAGCCAGACGCCTCGAACATCAACCTGGAGGAAGCAAAGACACAAGAGACTCGGTTTTTAACTTTCTTCAAACATCAGAAATCAAATTTTATccttttaaatgaaaattagCATAATCACCACCTATCATATCGTATTTAAACCTGATTGCATaatacatatatgtatttaaGACTTTTCTTAAGGGCttaaattaataataacctAGACTTTTAGACTTTTTAAGATCCCACAGAAAACCTGCAAaacatccatttaaaaaaagcacaagAATCCTGGATGTTAATATGTCTGCGTTCACTGATGTGCATTCACTGAGCTGAACTCGTGCCGTGTCCATATCCTCAAAGGCCTTTACTGCATGTGAAGTTTGAGTGAGCTGGAAAATCCATTCAGGCACTTACTTGGGTGCAAAAACCTTCCACACCATTAGGTGTCTCCTGAGGATGGCAGCTGCACAGACTGAGGCAAAGAcctgtgaagagagagagagagagagcagaggctcCGATGTGAGACACGAACAAAAGATTGAAACTCAACATCCGCGAGTCACGATATCCAAAatcattaaatgtaaataaatctaTTCAGTTCCTATAAAATAAAGTTTGGGGAAAATCCGATATCTTAAATCCTTGATCTCATCTCACAGATTCTTAATCAcaattaaatctttaaaatactgatcaaacaacaacaacatgatgaTTGTGTGAAATGACCCACTGCTCTGTGGTGAGGGTTACCTGTGCTCCCTGGATAAAGAGGTAGCGTGTTGCGAGTTGCAGGAGAGCGGCGCTGAACTCCTGCGGCTTTTCTCTCAGCCTCATCTCCATCACCGCGTCCTCGTCTTCATCCCCAcaagctcttcctcctcctcctcctcctcggctgcCACGCACCTCGCACACCAGGGGCCAGAACAGCAGCAGTGGACAACCCACTGAAGACAATCAAGACAGGGACAAACTGTAAATCATACAATCCAGTTCTTGGGTTTATTGTAATTTATGTTTGGTCCCAGTTTAAATCCATATTCTACCTAATAAAGAATAGTTACCTGCGAACAAGATGTGTGAGGCGAAGGTGTTGAGGGTCACCAGGGAGGCGGGCAGCAGGGTGCCTGTGTGTCCATCAGGGAACCCCACAAAGGCAGCGCCCCACTGGATGGAGGGGAAGGTCGGAAGATGACCAGTCGCGTGGAAGAACTGGGAGGCGGCCAGGGCCCACATCACTATCGGAGCCCAGGGAACATTAAATCCAcctgagaagagaggagaacagTGTTTTTAAAAGGACAAGGAGCATGACTTTACGGATTACTGATTCAAAAATCAGAAAAGAAGGCACAAAAAGATCCTCATCGTACCAGGGTCTGTTTCCTGGAGGCCACCGAGGGTCGTGGAGGAGGCGTGAATGTGCAGCAGAGCTCccatctccagcagcagcaggaggaaagaCAGCGACATGCCCTctgggtgcagcagcagcaggccgaTTCCCAGCAGGCCGCAGAACAGCAGCAGGGGAGCGGAGTACACAGTTCCCAGGCCGTAGGCCTCCACAGCAGGCCTGTTGTCCACCTCGCTGCCCCCCCTCCGCTCGCCGCCGTCATCCAGGGAGCGGCGCATCCGCTGGTAGATCTGCGGGATGAGGTGGTGCAGCTCGGCTTGGGGGCTGATGCCGGTGCTGGCTCGGTAACTCGGTGGGGGTAGCGAGGAATTTCTGGCTGAGGCCGCGGTCCTGGTTTTGATAAACACAGTGAGGGGATCCAGCCAGATCAGAATCAGGCCCAGGCCCAAGAGACAGAAGGCCGCCCTGGGGAGAGACAGCTGGGCCAGGCTGATCAGCTCGCCCAGATTCCTGAAGCTGTCCTCCGGCGTGGCACTAACAGCCCAGTGCAGCCCcatgcacacagacagcagTGGTAAGATCCAGCGGGCCGTGAACACCGTCCCACCTGAGGAGTTGAGGTTTCCGTAGTGGCGCAGGCAGCGTCTCAGCAGATACGTCCACAAGCCCAGGGAGAAGACAGACAAGATGTAGTGGAGGTTCTTCAGCTGGCTGTCCTGCAACCGGGCGAGAGGAGAAAGGAAGGGCGAAGGCTGGCAGGAGCCCTGCTCTTCCCGGCAGCCGTGAAATGACAGGGAGAGGTAGAGGCTGCCGACGAGGAGTCCCGAGCAGGCCAGGAGGACGCTGCTTTCTTTCTTCACAGTTGATGGAGACAAGGCCGGAGACGGCACCAGCCCAGCAGACTTCAGGGGGTCATAGCTGGGCGGTAAAAGTAGGCCATCCCAGTTGAGATGGATGGGAATATACAGagccagagagaagaggagaaatgtcACTACCCGGCCTTCGGCGATCACGTAGCTGTCTGAGAGCAGGGAGGCGCAGCGGAGGAGAGGAACCAGGAGAGAGGGAATGAGGACGTTACGCAGGGTGAGCCAGCTCCTAAAATTTAGAGATTTGGATCCGGTCTTTGACACAGCAGCTGTTCGGGATCCATACGCTGTCCAGAAGAAGACCAGTTCAGAGCTGAGGGCGGCAGCCGCCAGGCACCACGCTACCTCGATGTATCCCTGCGTGAACAGCTGAGCCACGGCCACGCCGACACCCACTGTCAGAGCCACGACCACCGGGGCCTTCAGTCCCAGACCATTCTCCCTCATCAGCACGTTCGACAGCTCAGACAGGATGAAACACATCAAGCAGGCAAACGCCAGGATGACCAGTCCAGCCGCCATCTTTAACGGGTTGAACCGGGCCCAGGTAGCCCGGCAGGTGTCTCTGACCGAGGTGAGGTAGGCCTGCAGGGAGGCTGCCAGCTCTGGGGAGGGGGGCCGACCCTCTCGGACAGTGGCCAGGTACTCAGAGGAGAGGCGGGAGAAGTCCTCCTTCAGCCGAGAGAGGCTCTCTGGTGGGATGTCTTTGGCCATTCCGGAGTACGTCTCCAGGAAACGGTTTACCTGCGGAAACAGAGATGATGTTAAAAACTCGTCTGGAAAACGGTGGAAACATTAAACTGCTGCTGAGCATGCTACCTGTTTTGCGTTGATCCACAGCGCCTCCAGCTGGCTGAGACTTCCCACTGCACCCTGTCCGTGGGGAGGGAATAAGGGAAGAAGAACCTGCCCCACGCTGCTGTAGGGGATGGGAATGCCCAGCAGCAGAGCCAGGGTGGGAACCAGGTCAGTCTGCGGCACCACATCCGGTTCATTCTGCAAtcatgagaaaataaaagcatgtcgTGTTATTAACTCATTTTTCTGTGATCTCCGATATTTCACAATGTAATGATTTGAGTTTCAATAGTTCAATAGTTTTCAGAAGATAAAAACATTCAGGACAAGGTTCATACATATTTTATCTGCTTATATTTGGAGTAGTATCAATTGATGATCATTTAACTGCaagcacatgaataaatatctctTCAGTGACATGCATCTGTGAGATTGCTGGATTCATTCCCACCTCGTGAAATAATAACCGAGAACTAGAAAAAGAATAGTCTCTGCGTCTGATACAGCATCGAGTCTAAAGCCCCCTTTCATTACAGTGGTGTTCTTTCCTGTGTAGTCACATAACCCACGATTTGGAACAACATATTGCGTAACGCTCTAATTACACAGCAATTATGTAAATCCGCTGCCGAGTGGAGTTGGTTTCTTGTGTGATATCAACGTTTATCCCTGAAAAAGGTGGCGACCCCCTGCCAGCATCAATTTAATGGATACAggggaaaggaaaaagaaatgttcaCGCCGG
Proteins encoded in this window:
- the pigo gene encoding GPI ethanolamine phosphate transferase 3; translated protein: MKRLPVLALLLCLCSVYFVGIYLFVGGFLLVRLEVNRTSGCGDVLQPGGEPADFCRVRPRFSRAVLLIIDALKIDFARFDPSNAAPRPHENKLPVLEETAAARPAHCRLYPFRADPPTTTMQRIKGFTTGSLPTFVDVGNNFASTAILEDNLIHQLGTVGKRVVFMGDDTWESLFPKKFHRSLPFPSFNVKDLHTVDNGILQHLYSTMIGGDWDVLVAHFLGVDHCGHRFGPDHPAMADKLTQMDGVIRSVIDRLQNDTLLVVMGDHGMTDTGDHGGDSQKETDAALFLYSPAPLFPGPPSQNEPDVVPQTDLVPTLALLLGIPIPYSSVGQVLLPLFPPHGQGAVGSLSQLEALWINAKQVNRFLETYSGMAKDIPPESLSRLKEDFSRLSSEYLATVREGRPPSPELAASLQAYLTSVRDTCRATWARFNPLKMAAGLVILAFACLMCFILSELSNVLMRENGLGLKAPVVVALTVGVGVAVAQLFTQGYIEVAWCLAAAALSSELVFFWTAYGSRTAAVSKTGSKSLNFRSWLTLRNVLIPSLLVPLLRCASLLSDSYVIAEGRVVTFLLFSLALYIPIHLNWDGLLLPPSYDPLKSAGLVPSPALSPSTVKKESSVLLACSGLLVGSLYLSLSFHGCREEQGSCQPSPFLSPLARLQDSQLKNLHYILSVFSLGLWTYLLRRCLRHYGNLNSSGGTVFTARWILPLLSVCMGLHWAVSATPEDSFRNLGELISLAQLSLPRAAFCLLGLGLILIWLDPLTVFIKTRTAASARNSSLPPPSYRASTGISPQAELHHLIPQIYQRMRRSLDDGGERRGGSEVDNRPAVEAYGLGTVYSAPLLLFCGLLGIGLLLLHPEGMSLSFLLLLLEMGALLHIHASSTTLGGLQETDPGGFNVPWAPIVMWALAASQFFHATGHLPTFPSIQWGAAFVGFPDGHTGTLLPASLVTLNTFASHILFAVGCPLLLFWPLVCEVRGSRGGGGGGRACGDEDEDAVMEMRLREKPQEFSAALLQLATRYLFIQGAQVFASVCAAAILRRHLMVWKVFAPKLMFEASGFLVSSVSLLIGVTLVLRVDVAVGRWFKKIIPDASR